The Haemophilus parainfluenzae genome window below encodes:
- a CDS encoding IS3 family transposase gives MQRLRTRYPLKWLLGFAQLARSTFFAKLQIKPDKDEQLKKAIKRIKANHPDYGYRRVHASLPGVNHKKVQRLMQTLGLQVQSRKSKKLTTYRGTIGVIAPNHLERDFSATAPKQKWVTDITEFKTKDGSKVYLSPILDLFNNEIVSYNLSYSPNWAQVEDMLMQAVKGLNKACGIILHSDQGWQYQMLAYRRILAEYGIIQSMSRKGNCLDNAAMESFFGRLKTECFYGREFKTKEEIVDAVRDYLDYYNHRRIQLKLKGLSPIQYRKQSFK, from the coding sequence ATCCAAAGGTTAAGAACACGCTATCCGTTAAAATGGCTTTTAGGTTTTGCACAGTTAGCGCGTAGTACGTTTTTTGCTAAACTTCAGATTAAACCGGATAAGGATGAGCAGCTGAAAAAGGCCATTAAACGCATCAAAGCCAATCATCCTGATTATGGCTACCGACGAGTTCATGCCAGCTTGCCAGGCGTGAATCATAAAAAAGTTCAACGTTTAATGCAGACACTTGGGCTTCAAGTGCAGTCAAGAAAAAGCAAGAAATTGACGACCTATCGAGGCACGATAGGGGTGATTGCACCGAATCATCTTGAACGCGATTTTAGTGCAACGGCCCCGAAACAAAAATGGGTGACCGATATCACAGAGTTTAAGACGAAAGATGGGAGTAAAGTCTATTTATCCCCAATTTTAGACTTATTTAACAATGAGATAGTCTCCTATAATCTCAGCTATTCCCCAAACTGGGCGCAAGTAGAGGACATGTTAATGCAAGCCGTCAAAGGATTAAATAAAGCTTGTGGTATCATTTTGCATTCAGACCAGGGATGGCAATATCAAATGCTAGCTTATCGTCGAATCTTGGCTGAATATGGCATCATTCAAAGTATGTCGAGAAAAGGAAATTGCTTAGATAACGCCGCAATGGAAAGTTTCTTTGGGCGATTAAAAACGGAATGTTTTTATGGTCGGGAATTTAAAACAAAAGAAGAGATAGTTGATGCTGTCAGAGATTATTTGGATTACTATAATCATCGACGGATTCAACTAAAATTAAAAGGACTGAGTCCGATACAATATCGAAAACAATCCTTTAAATAG
- a CDS encoding helix-turn-helix domain-containing protein, whose protein sequence is MGKHYAIEFKLQVLQPILNGKMSIREAARFYNIPSNALVGTWLKRFEKSGIKGLIPRKPSGRPPMKPKYAKMPPPPKTEEDRLRLRILQLEAEVAYLKELRRLRLQDEAEQRKLSKG, encoded by the coding sequence ATGGGTAAACACTACGCAATCGAATTTAAATTACAGGTTCTTCAACCTATTTTGAATGGGAAAATGAGTATTAGAGAAGCCGCGCGTTTTTACAATATTCCTTCCAACGCCCTAGTCGGGACATGGTTGAAACGGTTTGAAAAAAGTGGCATAAAAGGACTGATTCCCCGTAAACCATCAGGAAGACCGCCGATGAAACCCAAATATGCAAAAATGCCACCGCCACCCAAAACTGAAGAAGACCGTTTACGCCTGAGAATTTTACAACTTGAAGCGGAGGTGGCCTACCTAAAGGAGTTGAGAAGGCTCAGACTTCAGGACGAAGCCGAGCAACGGAAATTATCCAAAGGTTAA